In a genomic window of Bacillaceae bacterium S4-13-56:
- a CDS encoding (deoxy)nucleoside triphosphate pyrophosphohydrolase, whose amino-acid sequence MKKSLKVVAAIIENDKKEILCALRSPEMSLPNHWEFPGGKVEEGEDIYSALTREIEEELGCTIKTEDLFHENTHEYDTFIINLVAIMAKNIHGTPTPKEHSKLIWLKSENLDSLKWAPADIPAVQKLIKEK is encoded by the coding sequence ATGAAAAAATCCCTAAAAGTAGTAGCAGCCATCATTGAGAACGACAAAAAGGAAATCTTGTGTGCTCTTCGTTCCCCAGAGATGTCTTTACCCAACCATTGGGAGTTCCCTGGTGGAAAAGTAGAAGAAGGTGAGGATATATATTCAGCACTAACACGGGAGATTGAAGAAGAGTTGGGTTGCACGATAAAAACGGAAGATCTATTCCATGAAAACACCCATGAATACGATACATTCATCATCAACCTAGTTGCCATCATGGCGAAAAACATTCATGGCACTCCAACACCAAAAGAGCATTCCAAGCTCATCTGGCTTAAATCAGAAAACCTTGATTCTCTGAAATGGGCTCCTGCTGATATACCCGCTGTTCAGAAATTAATCAAAGAAAAATAG
- a CDS encoding DUF4268 domain-containing protein codes for MFILDKNKNRISKLEQKTFSELGFRERENLQEWIAYNPEVFEEDLLIIQKEFSGFNDTNERLDLLALDKQGNLVVIENKLDDSGRDVTWQVLKYASYCSSLTKEQIKSVYQDYLNKYEPNTSAEDKLKDFYDNEDYEELILNKGHTQRIIIVAANFRKEVTSTVLWLLNYKLRIQCFKVIPYELDDNLFLNIEQVIPMKDSEEYIISMAEKNQDDIDIQVQSKNRHNVRINFWNQLLPEMNKKSDLFKNISPSKDNWIGTGTGISNTAYNFVMSKSYARVELYIQRPIKNENKFIFDELYKLKDSIEEKFGDSLHWDRLDDKKASRVKFQKDNVDVFNQDDWDEMIIFMVDSMIRLEHAFKESLSEVRQKLISRLNQGDV; via the coding sequence TTGTTTATTCTTGATAAGAACAAAAATCGAATTTCCAAATTGGAGCAGAAAACTTTTTCAGAACTTGGATTTAGGGAAAGAGAAAATTTACAGGAATGGATAGCTTACAATCCTGAAGTATTTGAAGAAGATTTGCTAATAATTCAAAAGGAATTCAGTGGGTTTAATGATACAAATGAAAGATTGGATTTGCTGGCTCTGGATAAGCAGGGTAACTTGGTTGTTATAGAAAATAAGCTAGATGACTCTGGCAGAGATGTTACGTGGCAGGTCCTAAAATATGCTTCCTACTGCTCTAGTTTAACTAAGGAACAAATCAAGTCAGTTTATCAAGATTATCTTAACAAATATGAGCCAAATACAAGTGCAGAGGACAAGTTAAAGGATTTCTACGATAATGAGGATTATGAGGAATTGATTCTCAACAAAGGACACACACAAAGGATTATAATCGTTGCTGCAAACTTCAGAAAAGAAGTTACATCAACGGTTTTATGGTTATTGAACTATAAACTTCGCATTCAATGTTTTAAAGTGATACCGTATGAGTTAGACGACAATCTTTTTTTAAATATTGAGCAAGTTATTCCTATGAAGGATTCTGAAGAATATATCATTAGCATGGCTGAAAAGAATCAAGATGATATTGATATCCAAGTTCAGTCCAAAAATAGGCATAATGTTAGAATCAATTTTTGGAATCAATTGTTACCAGAGATGAACAAAAAATCCGACCTATTTAAAAATATTAGTCCTTCAAAAGATAATTGGATTGGAACTGGAACTGGAATATCAAATACAGCCTATAATTTTGTAATGTCAAAATCATATGCACGGGTTGAACTATATATTCAACGTCCCATTAAGAATGAAAACAAATTTATTTTTGACGAATTATATAAACTAAAGGATTCAATTGAAGAGAAATTCGGAGATTCTTTGCATTGGGATCGTCTTGATGATAAGAAAGCATCCCGTGTTAAATTTCAAAAGGATAATGTGGATGTATTTAACCAAGATGATTGGGATGAAATGATTATATTCATGGTTGATTCTATGATTAGGTTAGAACATGCATTTAAAGAAAGTCTTTCTGAGGTACGGCAAAAATTAATTAGTAGGCTAAATCAAGGAGATGTTTAG